A genomic window from Acidimicrobiales bacterium includes:
- a CDS encoding alpha/beta hydrolase: MTDTLRLWSDEIEEMRAEARASVQAALGMFANLRVTSSGLSQEERVRQQRAAMPSAPVPEAIERLIAGVPCRAFLPPRSDDRGPRAVYLHFHGGGMVTGSPDMMDVPNRDLARDLGVVVVSAGYRKAPEHPYPAGPDDAFAVAAWLVEHAASEFGTARIVIGGESAGGYLAAQVALRLRDSLAAAFTRVIGLNLVFGVYDWGRTPSQRGMRPHDGPDLLDPDSIDFITECYLPGRTEEERRAPDISPAYADLHGLPPMFMSVGTADHLVDDTLVLATRAAAAGDEVELFVAPDMPHAFFAFPCAMTKLWGERLNAWFEHILAGD, encoded by the coding sequence TGAGGCCCGCGCTTCGGTGCAGGCGGCTTTGGGCATGTTCGCCAACCTCCGGGTCACGTCGTCGGGGCTTTCACAAGAGGAGCGTGTCCGCCAACAGCGGGCGGCGATGCCGTCGGCTCCCGTTCCTGAGGCAATCGAGCGCCTGATCGCCGGTGTGCCGTGTCGAGCGTTCCTCCCACCGAGGTCGGACGACCGAGGACCTCGGGCCGTCTACCTCCACTTCCACGGTGGCGGCATGGTGACCGGGTCTCCGGACATGATGGACGTTCCGAACCGGGATCTGGCCCGCGACCTCGGTGTCGTGGTCGTCTCTGCGGGCTACCGCAAGGCGCCTGAGCATCCCTATCCCGCCGGGCCCGATGACGCGTTCGCAGTGGCGGCCTGGTTGGTGGAGCACGCGGCGAGTGAGTTCGGCACCGCCCGAATCGTCATCGGCGGAGAGTCGGCCGGCGGCTATCTGGCCGCGCAGGTCGCCCTCCGCCTACGCGACAGCCTGGCCGCCGCCTTCACCCGCGTCATCGGCCTCAACCTGGTCTTCGGTGTCTACGACTGGGGGCGCACCCCGAGCCAGCGGGGCATGCGCCCACACGACGGTCCCGATCTCCTCGACCCCGACAGCATCGACTTCATCACCGAGTGCTACCTGCCGGGGCGGACCGAGGAGGAGCGTCGAGCGCCGGACATCTCACCCGCATACGCGGACCTCCATGGTCTGCCGCCGATGTTCATGAGCGTCGGGACAGCCGACCACCTCGTGGATGACACGCTGGTTCTGGCGACTCGGGCCGCGGCCGCAGGCGACGAGGTCGAGTTGTTCGTCGCCCCTGACATGCCCCATGCCTTCTTCGCCTTCCCGTGCGCCATGACCAAGCTCTGGGGTGAGCGGCTCAACGCCTGGTTCGAGCACATCCTCGCCGGCGACTGA
- a CDS encoding alpha/beta fold hydrolase, which produces MSGQIGGRVDDRREVHLSAGTVRYRDTGRGPVAVFVHGLGVDGSLWRKVVPGLETSFRCVVPDWPLGSHTIAMQPEADMTPRGVASLIVEFLEALDLRDVTLVANDTGGALAQLVVTQHPERVGRLVLTPCDALENFLPTKFRFLQWIARVPGGFFL; this is translated from the coding sequence ATGAGCGGACAGATCGGAGGGCGCGTGGACGATCGCCGAGAGGTACACCTGTCTGCTGGCACGGTGCGCTACCGCGATACCGGCCGAGGTCCGGTGGCCGTCTTCGTCCACGGTCTCGGCGTCGACGGCTCCTTATGGCGCAAGGTGGTACCCGGCCTGGAGACCAGCTTTCGTTGCGTGGTGCCCGACTGGCCGCTCGGATCGCACACCATCGCCATGCAACCCGAGGCCGACATGACGCCCCGGGGGGTCGCCAGCCTCATCGTCGAGTTTCTCGAAGCCCTCGATCTCAGGGACGTGACGCTCGTCGCCAACGACACCGGTGGGGCACTGGCCCAGCTCGTCGTGACCCAGCATCCTGAGCGGGTCGGCCGCCTGGTCTTGACCCCGTGCGACGCACTGGAGAACTTCCTGCCGACGAAGTTCCGATTTCTGCAGTGGATCGCGAGGGTCCCCGGCGGCTTTTTCCTG